A single Mytilus trossulus isolate FHL-02 chromosome 12, PNRI_Mtr1.1.1.hap1, whole genome shotgun sequence DNA region contains:
- the LOC134693746 gene encoding uncharacterized protein LOC134693746 isoform X4 encodes MMKSKVAPDLGRLLATYQLVPTFERSDRHHCFIDSLENIDNLPAPVPPPTTKQQIFDVSKYSHVDDRALKAPKGLHKQPLSALVEYLINGYNDDLSKVRVIYRWITAQPIDQLNIPKREPSQSHTLFQLWRIKHRKGNYAQLVSLLCRFAQLPCIIIHGKLKGSTYDVGEHLDDEQHYGEWNAVLVDGYWRFINAYWGTCAEGGSDETQWECVDKGDEVKGDSLNKQLFYACDENYFLTEPDQMISTHFPTEPAWQLKTDVVTEEQFQTQAFLKDRFYNLHMKLEFPKICIVKSAGEEIELQFQLPEDRAINLDFQYLLFRLKSASSGNLPSVTDLYDRYVFLQRKKTHILHIRVRSPVKDIFRFELVGKDVTITDPGYDYDWVAVYKFDFTGSTTTDVDAFPECPVIGWGPGRAAVECGMAPMSHFGGEILPANDGKLEIKFSTVNGKDWNKMDIKGQLIRGGSAPEEVSDHIVHRVENGDIIFNLTTPKKGEYAFKVYANEEGDREPKNVCNYLITSNQKQENTPFPRNFSECLGEKEAFRAMGLKALTHQSGYIETGEEELEIAFQKIGDIDLSLNLSGSLIHAEMAKRLISEEVNGDKITYKIRFPGNGNYGLRLMGNRGQGNEVMYEYVVNYKQKKQKHKPREEKPPPEPEPTQQPEISSKFKDVPNDLRKKIKRAIEDQNDVELEMAIEDLKSLGLPTAQKDIETAEIELGVMKTRRELNEATEVRDMSLIKEAISKAKRGSYDKRLPTEMALAKAMLERLRNITKLMHAVLSLDQKTIAEIKGYQNPPPAVHRVMMATLLILGHWEEETEEWRNVQIALGKMGKDAIKRKIQELKIDEIPVDVALGARDLIRDFTLDQVRMVSAGGATFYVWVKGLTEEICQRNSEIIKDIRPRTSRRRRSTMMSEKSFYSERTMSFN; translated from the exons ATGATGAAATCAAAG gtTGCACCAGATTTAGGAAGACTACTTGCCACCTATCAACTGGTTCCAACATTTGAAAGATCAGACCGTCACCATTGTTTTATAGATAGTCTTGAGAATATAGATAACCTTCCTGCACCAGTTCCCCCACCAACAACAAAGCAACAAATCTTTGACGTCAGCAAGTATTCGCATGTAGACGATCGGGCACTAAAG GCACCAAAAGGCTTACACAAACAGCCACTATCAGCATTGGTAGAATATCTAATTAACGGGTACAACGACGATCTGTCTAAAGTCCGAGTGATTTATAGATGGATAACAGCTCAGCCAATAGACCAACTAAACATACCAAAGAGAGAACCATCACAATCACACACACTGTTCCAGTTATGGCGGATAAAACACAGAAAAGGGAATTATGCTCAGTTAGTCAGTTTACTATGCCG GTTTGCACAATTACCATGCATCATTATACACGGTAAACTAAAAGGGTCCACATACGATGTAGGAGAACATCTAGATGACGAACAGCATTATGGAGAATGGAATGCTGTCTTGGTGGACGGATATTGGCGTTTCATCAATGCCTATTGGGGAACATGCGCAGAGGGAGGGTCCGATGAAACGCAATGGGAATGTGTTGATAAGGGTGATGAGGTCAAAGGTGATTCTTTAAATAAACAGCTGTTTTACGCTTGTGATGAGAATTATTTTCTGACAGAACCTGATCAGATGATTAGTACACATTTCCCAACAGAACCTGCATGGCAGCTTAAAACAGATGTTGTAACTGAAGAACAATTTCAAACACAAGCCTTTCTTAAAGACCGTTTCTATAATCTCCATATGAAATTAGAATTTCCTAAAATATGTATAGTGAAATCAGCGGGAGAAGAAATAGAATTACAATTTCAACTGCCAGAGGACCGAGCAATAAATCTGGATTTTCAGTATCTTCTGTTTAGATTGAAATCGGCTTCATCCGGGAACTTACCAAG TGTTACCGATCT GTATGATCGTTACGTCTTTTTACAAAGAAAGAAGACTCACATCTTACACATTCGAGTAAGATCTCCTGTGAAAGACATATTTAGATTTGAACTGGTAGGGAAAGATGTAACAATAACCGATCCTGGTTATGATTATGACTGGGTAGCAGtctataaatttgatttcaCCGGAAGTACAACAACAGATGTTGACGCGTTCCCAGAATGTCCTGTGATTGGTTGGGGTCCAGGTCGTGCTGCAGTGGAGTGTGGAATGGCTCCTATGAGTCATTTTGGCGGGGAAATTCTTCCCGCAAATGATGGAAAGTTAGAAATTAAATTCAGTACAGTTAATGGTAAGGATTGGAATAAAATGGATATAAAGGGACAGTTAATCCGCGGTGGTAGCGCACCTGAAGAAGTTTCAGACCACATTGTTCATAGAGTGGAAAACGGAGACATAATATTCAACTTGACGACACCAAAGAAGGGAGAATATGCATTTAAAGTGTACGCAAACGAAGAAGGCGATAGGGAACCGAAAAACGTTTGCAATTATTTAATTACTTCAAATCAAAAGCAAGAAAATACTCCTTTCCCAAGAAATTTCTCGGAATGTCTTGGAGAAAAAGAAGCATTCCGTGCTATGGGACTTAAAGCATTAACCCATCAATCAGGGTACATAGAAACTGGAGAAGAAGAACTAGAAATAGCTTTCCAGAAGATAGGTGACATTGACCTATCTCTCAATTTATCAGGCAGTTTGATACATGCCGAAATGGCCAAAAGACTGATTTCCGAAGAGGTAAACGgggataaaattacatataaaattcGATTCCCAGGTAATGGAAATTATGGCCTGCGACTAATGGGTAACAGAGGCCAAGGAAATGAAGTTATGTACGAATATGTTGTTaattataaacagaaaaaacaaaaacataaaccGAGAGAAGAAAAACCACCACCTGAACCAGAACCTACACAACAACCTGAAATCAGTAGTAAATTTAAAG ATGTTCCAAATGAcctaaggaaaaaaataaagcgGGCTATTGAGGATCAGAACGACGTTGAGCTTGAAATGGCAATAGAAGATTTAAAAAGTCTTGGTCTTCCGACAGCACAAAAAGACATTGAAACAGCAGAAATCGAATTAGGAGTTATGAAAACAAGGAGAG AACTAAATGAGGCCACTGAAGTTAGAGATATGTCCCTGATTAAGGAAGCAATATCAAAAGCAAAACGAGGTTCCTATGACAAAAGACTACCAACAGAAATGGCGCTAGCCAAAGCAATGCTGGAAAGACTCAGAAACATAACAAAACTAATGCATGCAGTTCTCTCCCTTGACCAAAAGACCATTGCAGAAATTAAAGGATATCAAAATCCTCCACCTGCAGTGCATAGAGTAATGATGGCTACACTGCTAATACTTGGTCACTGGGAGGAGGAAACAGAG GAATGGAGGAACGTTCAAATTGCTCTAGGAAAAATGGGAAAAGATGCAATTAAAAGAAAGATACAAGAACTTAAAATAGACGAAATTCCTGTTGACGTTGCCCTCGGTGCACGAGATTTGATACGAGACTTTACTTTGGACCAAGTCAGAATGGTCAGTGCTGGTGGTGCTACATTTTATGTTTGG gTGAAGGGATTAACAGAAGAAATATGCCAAAGGAACAGTGAAATTATTAAGGACATCAGACCAAGAACAAGTCGTCGACGAAGAAGTACAATGATGTCGGAAAAATCTTTCTATTCTGAAAGAACGATGTCATTCAATTAA
- the LOC134693746 gene encoding uncharacterized protein LOC134693746 isoform X5: MPVAPDLGRLLATYQLVPTFERSDRHHCFIDSLENIDNLPAPVPPPTTKQQIFDVSKYSHVDDRALKAPKGLHKQPLSALVEYLINGYNDDLSKVRVIYRWITAQPIDQLNIPKREPSQSHTLFQLWRIKHRKGNYAQLVSLLCRFAQLPCIIIHGKLKGSTYDVGEHLDDEQHYGEWNAVLVDGYWRFINAYWGTCAEGGSDETQWECVDKGDEVKGDSLNKQLFYACDENYFLTEPDQMISTHFPTEPAWQLKTDVVTEEQFQTQAFLKDRFYNLHMKLEFPKICIVKSAGEEIELQFQLPEDRAINLDFQYLLFRLKSASSGNLPSVTDLYDRYVFLQRKKTHILHIRVRSPVKDIFRFELVGKDVTITDPGYDYDWVAVYKFDFTGSTTTDVDAFPECPVIGWGPGRAAVECGMAPMSHFGGEILPANDGKLEIKFSTVNGKDWNKMDIKGQLIRGGSAPEEVSDHIVHRVENGDIIFNLTTPKKGEYAFKVYANEEGDREPKNVCNYLITSNQKQENTPFPRNFSECLGEKEAFRAMGLKALTHQSGYIETGEEELEIAFQKIGDIDLSLNLSGSLIHAEMAKRLISEEVNGDKITYKIRFPGNGNYGLRLMGNRGQGNEVMYEYVVNYKQKKQKHKPREEKPPPEPEPTQQPEISSKFKDVPNDLRKKIKRAIEDQNDVELEMAIEDLKSLGLPTAQKDIETAEIELGVMKTRRELNEATEVRDMSLIKEAISKAKRGSYDKRLPTEMALAKAMLERLRNITKLMHAVLSLDQKTIAEIKGYQNPPPAVHRVMMATLLILGHWEEETEEWRNVQIALGKMGKDAIKRKIQELKIDEIPVDVALGARDLIRDFTLDQVRMVSAGGATFYVWVKGLTEEICQRNSEIIKDIRPRTSRRRRSTMMSEKSFYSERTMSFN; encoded by the exons atgcct gtTGCACCAGATTTAGGAAGACTACTTGCCACCTATCAACTGGTTCCAACATTTGAAAGATCAGACCGTCACCATTGTTTTATAGATAGTCTTGAGAATATAGATAACCTTCCTGCACCAGTTCCCCCACCAACAACAAAGCAACAAATCTTTGACGTCAGCAAGTATTCGCATGTAGACGATCGGGCACTAAAG GCACCAAAAGGCTTACACAAACAGCCACTATCAGCATTGGTAGAATATCTAATTAACGGGTACAACGACGATCTGTCTAAAGTCCGAGTGATTTATAGATGGATAACAGCTCAGCCAATAGACCAACTAAACATACCAAAGAGAGAACCATCACAATCACACACACTGTTCCAGTTATGGCGGATAAAACACAGAAAAGGGAATTATGCTCAGTTAGTCAGTTTACTATGCCG GTTTGCACAATTACCATGCATCATTATACACGGTAAACTAAAAGGGTCCACATACGATGTAGGAGAACATCTAGATGACGAACAGCATTATGGAGAATGGAATGCTGTCTTGGTGGACGGATATTGGCGTTTCATCAATGCCTATTGGGGAACATGCGCAGAGGGAGGGTCCGATGAAACGCAATGGGAATGTGTTGATAAGGGTGATGAGGTCAAAGGTGATTCTTTAAATAAACAGCTGTTTTACGCTTGTGATGAGAATTATTTTCTGACAGAACCTGATCAGATGATTAGTACACATTTCCCAACAGAACCTGCATGGCAGCTTAAAACAGATGTTGTAACTGAAGAACAATTTCAAACACAAGCCTTTCTTAAAGACCGTTTCTATAATCTCCATATGAAATTAGAATTTCCTAAAATATGTATAGTGAAATCAGCGGGAGAAGAAATAGAATTACAATTTCAACTGCCAGAGGACCGAGCAATAAATCTGGATTTTCAGTATCTTCTGTTTAGATTGAAATCGGCTTCATCCGGGAACTTACCAAG TGTTACCGATCT GTATGATCGTTACGTCTTTTTACAAAGAAAGAAGACTCACATCTTACACATTCGAGTAAGATCTCCTGTGAAAGACATATTTAGATTTGAACTGGTAGGGAAAGATGTAACAATAACCGATCCTGGTTATGATTATGACTGGGTAGCAGtctataaatttgatttcaCCGGAAGTACAACAACAGATGTTGACGCGTTCCCAGAATGTCCTGTGATTGGTTGGGGTCCAGGTCGTGCTGCAGTGGAGTGTGGAATGGCTCCTATGAGTCATTTTGGCGGGGAAATTCTTCCCGCAAATGATGGAAAGTTAGAAATTAAATTCAGTACAGTTAATGGTAAGGATTGGAATAAAATGGATATAAAGGGACAGTTAATCCGCGGTGGTAGCGCACCTGAAGAAGTTTCAGACCACATTGTTCATAGAGTGGAAAACGGAGACATAATATTCAACTTGACGACACCAAAGAAGGGAGAATATGCATTTAAAGTGTACGCAAACGAAGAAGGCGATAGGGAACCGAAAAACGTTTGCAATTATTTAATTACTTCAAATCAAAAGCAAGAAAATACTCCTTTCCCAAGAAATTTCTCGGAATGTCTTGGAGAAAAAGAAGCATTCCGTGCTATGGGACTTAAAGCATTAACCCATCAATCAGGGTACATAGAAACTGGAGAAGAAGAACTAGAAATAGCTTTCCAGAAGATAGGTGACATTGACCTATCTCTCAATTTATCAGGCAGTTTGATACATGCCGAAATGGCCAAAAGACTGATTTCCGAAGAGGTAAACGgggataaaattacatataaaattcGATTCCCAGGTAATGGAAATTATGGCCTGCGACTAATGGGTAACAGAGGCCAAGGAAATGAAGTTATGTACGAATATGTTGTTaattataaacagaaaaaacaaaaacataaaccGAGAGAAGAAAAACCACCACCTGAACCAGAACCTACACAACAACCTGAAATCAGTAGTAAATTTAAAG ATGTTCCAAATGAcctaaggaaaaaaataaagcgGGCTATTGAGGATCAGAACGACGTTGAGCTTGAAATGGCAATAGAAGATTTAAAAAGTCTTGGTCTTCCGACAGCACAAAAAGACATTGAAACAGCAGAAATCGAATTAGGAGTTATGAAAACAAGGAGAG AACTAAATGAGGCCACTGAAGTTAGAGATATGTCCCTGATTAAGGAAGCAATATCAAAAGCAAAACGAGGTTCCTATGACAAAAGACTACCAACAGAAATGGCGCTAGCCAAAGCAATGCTGGAAAGACTCAGAAACATAACAAAACTAATGCATGCAGTTCTCTCCCTTGACCAAAAGACCATTGCAGAAATTAAAGGATATCAAAATCCTCCACCTGCAGTGCATAGAGTAATGATGGCTACACTGCTAATACTTGGTCACTGGGAGGAGGAAACAGAG GAATGGAGGAACGTTCAAATTGCTCTAGGAAAAATGGGAAAAGATGCAATTAAAAGAAAGATACAAGAACTTAAAATAGACGAAATTCCTGTTGACGTTGCCCTCGGTGCACGAGATTTGATACGAGACTTTACTTTGGACCAAGTCAGAATGGTCAGTGCTGGTGGTGCTACATTTTATGTTTGG gTGAAGGGATTAACAGAAGAAATATGCCAAAGGAACAGTGAAATTATTAAGGACATCAGACCAAGAACAAGTCGTCGACGAAGAAGTACAATGATGTCGGAAAAATCTTTCTATTCTGAAAGAACGATGTCATTCAATTAA
- the LOC134693746 gene encoding uncharacterized protein LOC134693746 isoform X3, producing the protein MGSGTSIDNKHDKNFLEDVEAQKQNGTVKSGSQKVAPDLGRLLATYQLVPTFERSDRHHCFIDSLENIDNLPAPVPPPTTKQQIFDVSKYSHVDDRALKAPKGLHKQPLSALVEYLINGYNDDLSKVRVIYRWITAQPIDQLNIPKREPSQSHTLFQLWRIKHRKGNYAQLVSLLCRFAQLPCIIIHGKLKGSTYDVGEHLDDEQHYGEWNAVLVDGYWRFINAYWGTCAEGGSDETQWECVDKGDEVKGDSLNKQLFYACDENYFLTEPDQMISTHFPTEPAWQLKTDVVTEEQFQTQAFLKDRFYNLHMKLEFPKICIVKSAGEEIELQFQLPEDRAINLDFQYLLFRLKSASSGNLPSVTDLYDRYVFLQRKKTHILHIRVRSPVKDIFRFELVGKDVTITDPGYDYDWVAVYKFDFTGSTTTDVDAFPECPVIGWGPGRAAVECGMAPMSHFGGEILPANDGKLEIKFSTVNGKDWNKMDIKGQLIRGGSAPEEVSDHIVHRVENGDIIFNLTTPKKGEYAFKVYANEEGDREPKNVCNYLITSNQKQENTPFPRNFSECLGEKEAFRAMGLKALTHQSGYIETGEEELEIAFQKIGDIDLSLNLSGSLIHAEMAKRLISEEVNGDKITYKIRFPGNGNYGLRLMGNRGQGNEVMYEYVVNYKQKKQKHKPREEKPPPEPEPTQQPEISSKFKDVPNDLRKKIKRAIEDQNDVELEMAIEDLKSLGLPTAQKDIETAEIELGVMKTRRELNEATEVRDMSLIKEAISKAKRGSYDKRLPTEMALAKAMLERLRNITKLMHAVLSLDQKTIAEIKGYQNPPPAVHRVMMATLLILGHWEEETEEWRNVQIALGKMGKDAIKRKIQELKIDEIPVDVALGARDLIRDFTLDQVRMVSAGGATFYVWIREYTKEILKWRKIGVSYA; encoded by the exons AACTTTCTAGAAGATGTAGAAGCACAGAAGCAGAATGGGACTGTCAAGTCTGGTTCTCAGAAG gtTGCACCAGATTTAGGAAGACTACTTGCCACCTATCAACTGGTTCCAACATTTGAAAGATCAGACCGTCACCATTGTTTTATAGATAGTCTTGAGAATATAGATAACCTTCCTGCACCAGTTCCCCCACCAACAACAAAGCAACAAATCTTTGACGTCAGCAAGTATTCGCATGTAGACGATCGGGCACTAAAG GCACCAAAAGGCTTACACAAACAGCCACTATCAGCATTGGTAGAATATCTAATTAACGGGTACAACGACGATCTGTCTAAAGTCCGAGTGATTTATAGATGGATAACAGCTCAGCCAATAGACCAACTAAACATACCAAAGAGAGAACCATCACAATCACACACACTGTTCCAGTTATGGCGGATAAAACACAGAAAAGGGAATTATGCTCAGTTAGTCAGTTTACTATGCCG GTTTGCACAATTACCATGCATCATTATACACGGTAAACTAAAAGGGTCCACATACGATGTAGGAGAACATCTAGATGACGAACAGCATTATGGAGAATGGAATGCTGTCTTGGTGGACGGATATTGGCGTTTCATCAATGCCTATTGGGGAACATGCGCAGAGGGAGGGTCCGATGAAACGCAATGGGAATGTGTTGATAAGGGTGATGAGGTCAAAGGTGATTCTTTAAATAAACAGCTGTTTTACGCTTGTGATGAGAATTATTTTCTGACAGAACCTGATCAGATGATTAGTACACATTTCCCAACAGAACCTGCATGGCAGCTTAAAACAGATGTTGTAACTGAAGAACAATTTCAAACACAAGCCTTTCTTAAAGACCGTTTCTATAATCTCCATATGAAATTAGAATTTCCTAAAATATGTATAGTGAAATCAGCGGGAGAAGAAATAGAATTACAATTTCAACTGCCAGAGGACCGAGCAATAAATCTGGATTTTCAGTATCTTCTGTTTAGATTGAAATCGGCTTCATCCGGGAACTTACCAAG TGTTACCGATCT GTATGATCGTTACGTCTTTTTACAAAGAAAGAAGACTCACATCTTACACATTCGAGTAAGATCTCCTGTGAAAGACATATTTAGATTTGAACTGGTAGGGAAAGATGTAACAATAACCGATCCTGGTTATGATTATGACTGGGTAGCAGtctataaatttgatttcaCCGGAAGTACAACAACAGATGTTGACGCGTTCCCAGAATGTCCTGTGATTGGTTGGGGTCCAGGTCGTGCTGCAGTGGAGTGTGGAATGGCTCCTATGAGTCATTTTGGCGGGGAAATTCTTCCCGCAAATGATGGAAAGTTAGAAATTAAATTCAGTACAGTTAATGGTAAGGATTGGAATAAAATGGATATAAAGGGACAGTTAATCCGCGGTGGTAGCGCACCTGAAGAAGTTTCAGACCACATTGTTCATAGAGTGGAAAACGGAGACATAATATTCAACTTGACGACACCAAAGAAGGGAGAATATGCATTTAAAGTGTACGCAAACGAAGAAGGCGATAGGGAACCGAAAAACGTTTGCAATTATTTAATTACTTCAAATCAAAAGCAAGAAAATACTCCTTTCCCAAGAAATTTCTCGGAATGTCTTGGAGAAAAAGAAGCATTCCGTGCTATGGGACTTAAAGCATTAACCCATCAATCAGGGTACATAGAAACTGGAGAAGAAGAACTAGAAATAGCTTTCCAGAAGATAGGTGACATTGACCTATCTCTCAATTTATCAGGCAGTTTGATACATGCCGAAATGGCCAAAAGACTGATTTCCGAAGAGGTAAACGgggataaaattacatataaaattcGATTCCCAGGTAATGGAAATTATGGCCTGCGACTAATGGGTAACAGAGGCCAAGGAAATGAAGTTATGTACGAATATGTTGTTaattataaacagaaaaaacaaaaacataaaccGAGAGAAGAAAAACCACCACCTGAACCAGAACCTACACAACAACCTGAAATCAGTAGTAAATTTAAAG ATGTTCCAAATGAcctaaggaaaaaaataaagcgGGCTATTGAGGATCAGAACGACGTTGAGCTTGAAATGGCAATAGAAGATTTAAAAAGTCTTGGTCTTCCGACAGCACAAAAAGACATTGAAACAGCAGAAATCGAATTAGGAGTTATGAAAACAAGGAGAG AACTAAATGAGGCCACTGAAGTTAGAGATATGTCCCTGATTAAGGAAGCAATATCAAAAGCAAAACGAGGTTCCTATGACAAAAGACTACCAACAGAAATGGCGCTAGCCAAAGCAATGCTGGAAAGACTCAGAAACATAACAAAACTAATGCATGCAGTTCTCTCCCTTGACCAAAAGACCATTGCAGAAATTAAAGGATATCAAAATCCTCCACCTGCAGTGCATAGAGTAATGATGGCTACACTGCTAATACTTGGTCACTGGGAGGAGGAAACAGAG GAATGGAGGAACGTTCAAATTGCTCTAGGAAAAATGGGAAAAGATGCAATTAAAAGAAAGATACAAGAACTTAAAATAGACGAAATTCCTGTTGACGTTGCCCTCGGTGCACGAGATTTGATACGAGACTTTACTTTGGACCAAGTCAGAATGGTCAGTGCTGGTGGTGCTACATTTTATGTTTGG ATCAGAGAGTAtacaaaagaaattttgaaatggaGAAAAATTGGAGTTTCTTATGCATA g